From Lysobacter lycopersici:
CAGGTCGGTGCGCGACGCGTCGTCCTCGAAGGCCCGGGCGAGCGAGGCGGCATCGATGCCGCGTGCGACCAGCCGCTGCAGCAGGCCGGCGACGAAGGCATCGCCGGCGGCGGTGGTGTCGATGGCCTCGACCGCGAACGTGTCGACAATCCCGCCGGCGTTCGCGGTCCACCAGCGCAGCGGCGCGGCGCCATCGGTGACCACCAGCGCGCGCGTGGCGTTCGCGAACAGGCGCGCGGGCACGTCGCTGCCGTCGGCGGCGAGGAACGCGAATTCCTCCGCGCTCAGCTTCACCAGCTGCGCAAGTTCCAGCGCGCGCCAGATCGCCGGCCGTGGATCGGTGCCGCGTGGCCACAGCGCCGGGCGCAGGTTGAGGTCGAAGCTGACCAGCGCGCCCGCATCGCGTGCGAGCGCCATGCCATGCAGCGTCGCTTCGGCGATGCCGGCTTCGGTCAGGGTGTTCGAACAGGCATGGAACACAGACAGCGCCGCGAACGCGCGAACATCGAAATCCGCGTTGCGGAACAGCAGGTCCGCGGCCGGCGGGCGACGGAAGCTGAAGCTGCGTTCGCCGCCTTCGCCGAGGCGCACGAAGGCCAGCGCGGTGGGCGCATCGTCGCTGCGGCGCACCTGCGAGAGATCGACGCCATGGCGCGCGAGTTCGGCGAACAGCGCATCGCCGAACATGTCGGTGGCGAGCATGCCGACGAAGCGCGCGTCGCCGCCGAGGCGGGCGACGCCGACCGCGACGTTGGCCGGCGCGCCGCCGGCGTGCTGCACGAAGCGGGTCGGTTCGCCCGGCCGCGCGGCTTGCGCGAGGAAATCGATCAGCGCCTCGCCGAAGCAGGCGATGCCCGTTCGCGCCGCCATCAGTGCATCGGCCGCGTCGGTGCGGCCGGCAGCGCGGCCGCGGTACTCGCCTCGAGCGCGGACAGGCGCGAACCGCGCAGCGCGTACCAGGCGATGAAGGCGTAGCACGCCAGCGGCAAGGCGAACGCGTGCTGGATGCCGATGCGGTCGGCCAGCGCGCCCTGCGCCAGCGGCACCACGGCGCCGCCGACGATGGCCATGATCAGCAGGCTCGAGGCCTTGCCCGTCATCGCGCCCAGCCCTTCGATCGCGGTGGTGAAGATGGTCGGGAACATGATCGAGTTGAACAGCCCGATCGCGAGCACGGTCCACATCGCGAGCTGGCCGTGCGTGGACATCGTCGTCGCCAGCAGCGCGATGGCGATGAGCGCGAACAGCGCGAGCAGCTTGCGCGCATCGACCTTGGTCAGCAGTCCCGCGCCGATGAAACGGCCGATCATCGCGCCGCCCCAGTAGAACGGCAGGTACTTGCTGGCGGTGGCCTCGGCCAGGCCGCCGATCCCCGGTTCGGCGAGGTAGTTGATGAGGAAGCTGCCGATCGACACTTCCGCGCCGACGTAGACGAAGATCGCCAGCACGCCCCACTTCAGGTGTGCGTGGCGCAGCACGTCGGCGTAGCCGTGGCGCACCGTGTCGCCGGCATCGGTCGCCTCGCGCAGCGCCGGGATGCGCATCAGCAGCACGAACGCGGCGAGCAGCACCAGCGCACCGGCGAGCAGCAGGTACGGCACCTGCACCGACTGCGCCTGCGTGGCGCGATAGGAGGCGAGCGCATCCGGCGACATGGCCGCGAGCTTGTCGGCGCCGAGCACCGCGGCGGACAGGATCAGCGGCCCGATGAAGTAGGGGAACAGCGTGGTGCCCAGCGAATTCAGCGCCTGCGCCAGGTTGAGGCGGCTGTGCGAAGTCGCGGCGTCGCCGAGCAGGCTGATGTACGGGTTCGCCGCCACCTGCAGCAGGGTGATGCCGCTGGCGAGCACGAACAGCGCGGCCAGGAACAGTCCGTACGACGGCAGCTTCGCCGCCGGATAGAACAGCACCGCGCCGACGGCCGCGACCATCAGCCCGACCACGATGCTGGCCTTGTAGCCGAGGCGCGCGAGCACCGCGCCCGAGGGCAGCGACATCAGGAAGTACGCGCCGAAGAACGTGAACTGGATCAGCATCGCCTGCGCGTAGTTCATCGAGAACACGGCCTTCAGGTGCGGGATCAGCACGTCGTTGAGGCTGGTGAGGCCGCCCCACATGAAGAAGATCAGGCTGACGATGGCGATGGCGGCGGGATGCGAGAGCTGGCGCGACGGCGCCTGCGGGGCGGGCGAGGTCATGCGGCGGTTCCCTGGGCTGCGTGCGGGGCGGCGAGGCTGCTGGCGCGCACCACGAGGCGCGCGTCGGCGACGATGGTGCGCGGCGCTTGCGTGGCGCGATCCGGGTCGTACTGGCGTTCGGCGAGGCGTTCCAGCACCAGCCGCGCGGCCTGCATGCCGCGCTCGCGCGGCGCGACGGCAATGGTGGTCAGCGGCGGCGCGGAGACGGCGGCTTCCGGGATGTCGTCGAAGCCGGTGAGCGCGAAGTCGACGCCGGCGCGGCGGCCACGCGCGGCGAGGCCGCTCATCAAGCCGAGCGCGACCGCGTCGTTGTAGCAGACCGCCGCGGTCGGCGCGGGGTCGCGCGCGAACAGCGCGCCGGCCTGGCGCGCGGCCTCGAGCCGCGTCGGCGCGCATTCCACCAACCACGCCGGATCCGGCGCGATGCCCGCGGCCGCGAGCGCGTCGCGGTAACCGGCGCGGCGTTCGCCGCACGAGGAGGAATCGCGATGGCCGCCGAAGAACGCGATCGCGCGATGGCCCTGCCCGAGCAGGTGCTCGGTCGCGAGGCGCGCGCCACGGCGGTTATCGAGCCCGAGGAAGTCCCAGCCGTCGCCCGCGGCGGCGTCGAGCGCGCGGTTGAACACCAGTACCGGCATGCGCGCGCCGATCAGGCGATGCAGGCGCGCCGGGTCGCTGTGCTCCGCCGGCGACAGGATCGCCGCCGCCGGATCGTGTTCGACCAGCGACGCGAGCACCGCCTGCTGCCGTTCCGGCGATTCGCCGCTGCTGCCGAGCAGCATCACGTAGCCGGCTTCGGCGAGCGCCGCGTCGACGCCAGCGGCGAACTCGGCGAAGAACGGGTTCGACAGGTCGTTGATCACCAGCGCGACCGCGTTCGACGCGCGGCTGCGCAGGCTGGCCGCGCCACGGTGGTAGACGTAGCCCTGGCGGTCGAGTTCGGCCTGCACCTTCGCCCGCGTCTCGGCGTGCACCAGCGGGCTGCGGCCGAGCACCAGCGACACCGTCGAGCGCGATACGCCACAGCCGGCGGCGATGTCGGACAGGGTGACGCGCCTGGCGGTGGTGGCACGGGCAGCGGCGGAAGGGCGGCGGGCAGGCATGAATTTGGATCGATCCAAAGGTCGAGCCATCCTGCCGCCAAAGCCTGCGGGAAGCATTTTGCGCCGCAGCATGCCCGATGCGGCCGGCGATGCTACGGTCGTGTTTTGGAACGATCCAATTTTTCGGGGACGACACCATGGCCAGGGCATCGGGCGGCGTGGCCGCCATCGCGGGACTGCTGGTGATCGCGGCGATGGGCAGCGCGGACGCCACGGGAAATGCAACGAAGGCGGCGGGCGATGTCGCGTTCGCCGCGGTCGATCCCTTCATCGGCACCGGCGGCGAAGGCCACACCTTCCCCGGCGCGGTGGTGCCGTTCGGCATGGTCCAGCTCAGCCCGGACACGCGCATCCAGCCGCGCAACAAGGCTTATGGCTGGGCCGCGGGCTATCGCCACGACGACACGACGATCGTCGGTTTCTCGCACACGCACTTCTCCGGCACCGGCCATTCCGACCTCGGCGACGTGCTGCTGATGCCGGTCAGCGGCGATGCGAAGCTCGAACGCGGCGATCCGGACAAACCCGGCAGCGGCTACACCTCGCGCTTCAGCCACGACACCGAGGTCGCGCAACCGGGTTATTACGCGGTGACGCTCGCCGACTACGGCGTGCGCGCCGAGCTCACCGCCGGCGAGCGCGTCGGCATGCACCGCTACGCGTTCCCCGCCGGCAAGCCGGCGCACGTGCTGCTCGACCTGCGCACCTCGATGTACGACTACCCGGGCAAGGTGTCGTGGTCGCGCATCCGCGTGCGGGCCGACGGCACCGTGACGGGGTTTCGCGAAACCCGCGGCTGGGCGCCGGGCCGGCAGCTGTACTTCGCGATGCGCTTCTCGCGGCCGATGACCGGCCACGCGTTGGACGACACCGAAGAAAACGTGGCGTACAAGGGCTTCCCGCCGCCGGGCGAGAACGATCCCGCGGCGCGCGCGCAGATCGAGGGCCGCCAGCTCGTCGCGAGCTTCGACTTCGGCGACGGCGCCGCGCTCGGCGCGTCCTCGCCGCTGCTGGTGAAGGTCGCGTTGTCGCCGGTGAGCGAGGAAGGCGCCATCGCCAACCTCGATGCGGAAATGCCCGACTGGGATTTCGAACGCGTGCGCGCGGCGGCGAAGGCGCAATGGGCGCAGGCGCTCGGCGTTGCCGACATCGATGCGCCGGCACCGATGCGCAAGGCGTTCTACACCGCGCTGTACCACGCCTTCCAGGCACCGAGCCTGTTCATGGATGCCGACGGCCGTTATCGCGGGCCGGACAACGCGGTGCACCAGGCAAAAGGTTGGACCAACTATTCGACCTTCTCGCTGTGGGATACCTACCGCGCGCTGCATCCGCTGCTGACGATCCTGCAGCCCGAACAACGCACCAGCGACATCGTCAACTCGCTGCTCGCCTCGCGCCGGGAAAGCCCGTACGGGATCCTGCCGGTGTGGGCGTTCCACGGCCTGGAGACGTGGTGCATGATCGGTTACCACGCGGTGCCGGTGATCGCCGATGCGTACATGAAGGGCATCGGCGGCTTCGACGCGAAGGAAGCGTTGGCCGCGATGGTCGCGAGCGCGACCTACGGTCCCTACGACGGCCTCGGGCAGTACATGCAACTCGGCTACGTGCCGATCGACGAAGAAGGCGAGGCCGCCTCGAAGACGCTGGAATACGCCTTCGACGACTGGACCATCGCGCGCATGGCGTCGAAGATGGGCGATCGCGGCGTCGCCGCGCGGTTCGAACAACGCGCTGGCAACTGGAAGCACGCGTTCGATCCGGAGACCGGCTTCATGCGCGCGCGCAAGCGCGACGGCAGTTTCCGCGTGCCGTTCGATCCGGAAGCCAGCGGCTACGGCACCGACTACACCGAAGGCAATGCCTGGCAATACTCGTGGTACGTGCCGCAGGACGTGGCCGGACTCGCCGCCGCGCATGGCGGTGTCGACAAACTGCTCGCGCGGCTCGATGCGGTGTTCGATGCGAAGGTCGATCCCAAGGTCTTCGCGCACATGGAGGACATCACCGGCCTGATCGGCTGGTACGCGCACGGCAACGAGCCCAGCCACCATGTCGCCTACCTCTACGCCTACGCCGGGCAGCCGTGGCGCACGCAGGCGCGGCTGAAGCAGGTGATGGACACGCAGTACAAGCCGACGCCCGACGGCCTCGCCGGCAACGACGACCTCGGCCAGATGTCGGCGTGGTACGTGTTCACCGCGCTCGGTTTCTATCCGGTCGCGCCGGGCAGCAACCAGTACATCCTCGGCCGCCCGTTCGTGTCGAAGGCAACGCTCGAACTGCCGAACGGCAAGCGCTTCACTATCGTCGCCGACCATCTCGACGACGCGCATCCCTACGTCGGCAGCGTGACCCTCGACGGCAAGCCGCTGGAGCGCGTGTTCATCACCCACCAGGAACTCATGCGCGGCGGCGAACTGCGCTTCGCGATGCAGGTGCAACCGAACCGCGATTGGCCGGGCCCGGACGCGCAGGCGCCGTATTCGATGTCGAGCGATTGATCGCGCGCGGCATCGGTAGAATGCCGCCTTCCGCGGGCCTGTAGCTCAATGGTTAGAGCAGGGGACTCATAATCCCTTGGTTCCAGGTTCGAGTCCTGGCAGGCCCACCAATCGGATTCGCGGAAATCATCCGATCAAGCCGCGGCCGGTACGAGTCCGTTGCGACGCGCGATCCAGTGATCGAGGCTGGCCTTGCCGGGCCCGGTGACGAGCAGCCAGAACAGCACCGCGACGTACAGCACTTCGTCGAGTTCGACGAATTCGTCCAGCGTGGAAATGCCCGGCAGCACGACCACTGCGAGCGCGACCAGCATGTTGACGATCATCGGGATCGTCGCCAGCCGCGTGCCGAGGCCGAGCATCAGCAGCGCGCCGCCGATCAAATCCGTCGCGCCCGACAAGGCCGCGCTGAAGGTCGGGAACGGAATGCCCCATTCGACGAAGCGTCCGCTGAAGAACTCGAGGTTGTGCAACTTGGCCCAGCCGGTTTCCAGCCAGAAGTAGCCGAACACCAGGCGCAGCAGCAGCGGGCCGAGCCATTCGATGCGCTTGATGCGCGCGAGCAGGGAGTCGGCGAAGCGGACGGGGGCGGATTGCATGGGAACCTCGCGGGTAATGGAATCAGTCGGAATCGATGGAATCGGCGGCGAGCAGGCCGTCGGCGAGCCAGCGCTTGAGCAGACTCGCGGCGCGCAATGCGGAAAGTCGTTCGCAGAGTTCGCCGAACGTGGCGTTCGTGTGCAGTGCCTGAAGCGCATCGGCTTCGTCGTCGTCGAGCTGGCGCCAGCGCACGTCGCCATCGGCGTCGCGCCACAGCAGCCAGCGCGCGGGATCGTCACTCGCCGACAAGACGGGCTCGCCGTCGCGGATCGCGAGCCGCGCCGTATCGAGCAGCCGCACGCAAGGATGCAGCCGCAGTCGCAGCCCGGGCCACGCTTCCGGCACGAGCGCGGCGATGTCGTCGAAGTCGAGCGTCGGTGCATCGACGGTATCGAAGGCCCCGGCCTGCAGCCATTCGAAGCGCGCGAGTTCGTGCAGGCCGGGCGGCGCGTCGGCTTGTGCTTCGAGCCAGTCGGCGAACGCCGCGCCGAGATGGCGCACGGAAGGCTGCGTCGACGGATGCGCTTGCAGGTAGCGTTCGGCGAATCCGGCGAATGCGTCTTCGCCCAGCGCATCGCGGGTTGCGGGGAAATCGTTGCCGAGCACCTCGACCAGGCGCAGGCGCCAGGCGTCGGCATAGATGCGCAGCCGGTGCGCGGCATCGGCGCCGCGAACGCGCGGGAAGATTGCGGCATCGTCGTGCAGGATCCGGTCCTGCAAATCGTCGAGCGCCGCGGCGAGCATGTTCATGCCGCGCGCTCCAGCAATGCGCCTGCAGCGATGGATCGCGCGCGGTCCAGTTCGACCAGCGATTCGGCCAGCGGCGGGATGTGGTCGTCGCGTTCGATCATGCCCGGCACCGCGCCGAAGCGGCGCAGCGCGTGCGCGTACAGGCTCCACACGCCTTCGCACACCGGCGCGTCGTGGGTGTCGATCAGCAGCCCGCTGCCGAGCGCGTCCTCGCTGTGCCCGGCAAGATGGATCTGCGCGACGGAATCGCGCGGCAATGCATCGAGGAAGGCGAACGCGTCGAAACCATGGTTGTGCGCGTTCACGTAGACGTTGTTGACGTCCAGCAATAGCGCGCAGCCGCTTTCGGCGACGATGGCGGAGAGGAATGCGGCCTCGTCCAGCTCGTCGCCGGCGAAACGCAGGTAGCTGGACACGTTTTCCAGTGCGAGGCGCGTGCCAAGCGCGTCCTGCACGGCGCGCACGCGCGCGGCGACGTGGCGCACGACCTCGTCGGTCTGCGGCAGCGGCAGCAGGTCGTGCATCTGCACGCCACGGTGCCGGCTCCAGCACAGGTGGTCGGACACGATCGCGGGCTTTGCACGCTTCGCCAGTGTCGCCAGCGAGCGCAGGTAATCGCGGTCGAGCGGATCGCTGCCGCCGATGTTCAATCCCACGCCGTGCATGGCCAACGGCCAGCGTTCGGCGAAGCGGTCGAGCATCGCCAGCGGGCGGCCGCCGTCGACGAGGAAGTTCTCGCTGACGATCTCGAGCCAATCGACGGCATTGTCGGGTCCGTCGAGCAGCGCGGCGTAATGCTGCGGGCGCAGGCCGAGGCCGAATCCATGGAGCGTGCGATTCATGTCGTGGTCGTCGGAAGCGAAGGAAGCGGCGCCCGCGGGGGAGGGAACGGGCGCCGCGCCGGATCAGCTGTTCGACTTCTTCGCCGGCTCGGCCTTGTCGTCCGACTTCGGCATCTCGAAGCGGCCGTTCGCGGTCTTGCACTGCTCGGCGGTGCTCATGGTGAAGCCCTGGCCCTTGCACGCGTTCTGGCCTTTGCAGGCATTGCTCGCGCTCTTGCACGCGCCCTGGCCCTTGCAGGCGTTCGCGCCCATGCAATGACCCATGGCCGAAGTGCCGGCGGCATGGCCGTTCCCGGCCTGGGCGATGGGCGCGGCCAGGAACAGCGCGGCGGCGGCGATGGCGGCGGACAGGCCGGCGGTGGTCTTGTTGGTGGCGTTCATGGAAAGTCCTCGGTCGGGAATGGATGCGCCGCAGCGGCGGCGATGCGCATTCCACGCCCGAACCCGGTGCATCGATATCCCCGCGCGTCCCCGCGATATGCCCGCGCGTCCGCATCGCGGCCGGGCCGGACGGTCGCGCATGCAAACGCGAACGCCCGGTCATGGCCTCGTCCCGGCGGGCGGCTTAGGATGCGGCCATGGATGCATCCGCGCCCGATCCCGCGACACTCGACGACGAAGACCGCGACCGCGTGCTGGAAACGGTGCTCGGCGCGTATCGCATGCGCGTGGAGATCACCGCCGACGTGCGTTATTGCGGCACCTGGTACGACCAGGAACCGGCGACGCGGCACGGCCAGTTCCACCTCCTGACCGAAGGCGAATGCTGGGTCAGCGGCGCGGCGCTGGAAACGCCGTTGCAGCTGCGCGAAGGCGACCTGATCGTGTTCCCCGCTGGCGTGCGCCACCTGCTGTCGGCGGCGCCGGATGCGCATCTGCCGGACGATGCCGAACGCGACGACACCGCCATGCTGTGCGGCGAACTGGAATTCATCACCGGCTCGGGCAATCCCATCTTCAGCGCGTTGCCGGCGTATTTCGTCGTGCGTTCGGACGAAAGCAGCGCCGGCTTCCGCCAGCTCGCGGCGATGCTGATCGAAACCAGCCGCGACAAGCGCTGGGGCCGGCAACTGGTGCAGAACAAGCTCGCCGATTCGCTGTTCACCATGGCCGTGTGCGAATACGTGCGCCGCGCCGAACGCCCGCGCGGCCTGCTCGCCGCACTCACCGACGCGCGCCTGTCGCGCGCGCTGTCGGCGGTGCACGAACGCCCCGGCGAGGACTGGACGATCCAGTCCATGGCGCGGGAGGCGGGCATGTCGCGCACCGCGTTCGCGGAATTGTTCGCCGCGACCGTCGGCGTGCCGCCGATCCAGTATCTCGCCCACTGGCGCGCCACCGAGGCGAGGCGCCTGCTCAAGGACCGGCGTTTCTCGGTCGCCCGCATCGCGGAAATGCTCGGCTACAAGAGCGAGGCCGCGTTCCGCCGCTTCTTCAAGCGCGTGGAAGGCGTCGGGCCGGGCAAGGTGCGCAGCCGCAACGAGGAAGATGCATGAGCACGAACGCATTGCTCGAAACCGTCGAACGCGAGACCGGGCGCGATCCGCGCTGGAGCGTGGTGTGGCTGCACGGCCTCGGCGCCGACGGCAACGACTTCGTGCCGATCCTGCCGGAGCTCGTGCGCCGCGACTGGCCTGCGATCCGCTTCGTGTTCCCGCATGCGCCGCAACGCGCGGTGACGATCAACGGCGGCATGCGCATGCGCGCCTGGTACGACATCGTCGAAGCCGACCTGCGCAATCGCGCCGACATGGCCGGCGTACGCGAATCGGCCGCGCAGGTCGAGGCATTGCTCGCGCGCGAAATCGAACGCGGGATCCCCGCATCGCACATCCTGCTCGCGGGGTTTTCGCAGGGCGGTGCGGTCGCGTTGTCAGCGGGGCTCGCGCGCGAGGAACCGCTCGCCGGTTTGGTCGCGTTGTCGACCTATGTGCCGGGATTGGGTGGGCCGGACGCGCCGCAACCGACGCCCGCCGCGCGCGCGCAACCGGTGTTCATGGCCCACGGCAGCTTCGATCCGGTGGTGCCGGTGTTCGCCGGGCAGGCCAGCGCACAGGCCTTGCAGGCCGACGGCATGCGCATCGAATGGCGCGCGTATCCGATGGCGCACCAGGTCTGCGCCGAGGAAATCCGCGACCTCGGCGACTGGATGGCGGCGCGCTTCGCCGCAGGCTGAGGCATGCCGCCATTCGGGACACAGGCTACTATCGCGCCGAACTGCGCCTGCCGGTGCCAAGGGAGGGAGCGGCCTGACAAGGCCGCGGCCGCATGAGGATCGTGATTGCCGACGACGAACCGCTCGCGCGCGAACGCCTGCGCGCCTTGCTCGCCGAGCAAGCCGGCGTCGAAGTCGTGGCCGAGGCCGAGGACGGCGAAGCGGCGCTGCACGCCTGCGCCGACCTCAAGCCCGACCTCGTGCTGCTCGACATCGCCATGCCCGGCATCGACGGACTCGAGGCCGCGCGCCACCTCGCCGCGTTCGAACCGCGCCCGGCGGTGGTGTTCTGCACCGCCTACGACGCGCATGCGCTGTCCGCGTTCGACGCGCAGGCCATCGATTACCTGGTCAAGCCGGTGCGTTCCGAGCGCCTTGCCGCCGCGCTCGATCGTGCGCGCACCTTCGCCGCGGGACGCGAGCACGCGGTGTCCGGGCCGGGCCAGCGGCGCACGCACCTGTGCGCGCGCATCCGCGGCAGCCTGCGCCTGATCCCGATCGAGGACGTGCACTACCTGCAGGCGGAGGAAAAGTACGTCGTCGTGCACCACGCCCGCGGCGAGGACCTGATCGAGGAATCGCTGAAGTCGCTGGAGGAGGAGTTCGGCGAACGCTTCGTGCGCATCCACCGCAATTGCCTCGTCGCCCGCCACGAACTGGTCGAACTCAAGCGCGCGCCCGACGGCCACGTGCAGGTGGTGCTGCGCCACGGCCAGGCGCCGCTGGAGGTCAGCCGCCGCTGTGTGTCGGCGTTGCGCGAGACCGTTCGCCACCTGTGATTCGATTTTCCCTCTCCCCGTGTCACGGGGAGAGGGAAGAAAAAGC
This genomic window contains:
- a CDS encoding HvfC/BufC family peptide modification chaperone, which translates into the protein MNMLAAALDDLQDRILHDDAAIFPRVRGADAAHRLRIYADAWRLRLVEVLGNDFPATRDALGEDAFAGFAERYLQAHPSTQPSVRHLGAAFADWLEAQADAPPGLHELARFEWLQAGAFDTVDAPTLDFDDIAALVPEAWPGLRLRLHPCVRLLDTARLAIRDGEPVLSASDDPARWLLWRDADGDVRWRQLDDDEADALQALHTNATFGELCERLSALRAASLLKRWLADGLLAADSIDSD
- the bufA2 gene encoding BufA2 family periplasmic bufferin-type metallophore, which encodes MNATNKTTAGLSAAIAAAALFLAAPIAQAGNGHAAGTSAMGHCMGANACKGQGACKSASNACKGQNACKGQGFTMSTAEQCKTANGRFEMPKSDDKAEPAKKSNS
- a CDS encoding DoxX family protein, with the translated sequence MQSAPVRFADSLLARIKRIEWLGPLLLRLVFGYFWLETGWAKLHNLEFFSGRFVEWGIPFPTFSAALSGATDLIGGALLMLGLGTRLATIPMIVNMLVALAVVVLPGISTLDEFVELDEVLYVAVLFWLLVTGPGKASLDHWIARRNGLVPAAA
- a CDS encoding carbohydrate kinase family protein; the encoded protein is MMAARTGIACFGEALIDFLAQAARPGEPTRFVQHAGGAPANVAVGVARLGGDARFVGMLATDMFGDALFAELARHGVDLSQVRRSDDAPTALAFVRLGEGGERSFSFRRPPAADLLFRNADFDVRAFAALSVFHACSNTLTEAGIAEATLHGMALARDAGALVSFDLNLRPALWPRGTDPRPAIWRALELAQLVKLSAEEFAFLAADGSDVPARLFANATRALVVTDGAAPLRWWTANAGGIVDTFAVEAIDTTAAGDAFVAGLLQRLVARGIDAASLARAFEDDASRTDLLRHAMAAGALATTRHGAFDAMPSAAEVRALAGEIE
- a CDS encoding AraC family transcriptional regulator; this encodes MDASAPDPATLDDEDRDRVLETVLGAYRMRVEITADVRYCGTWYDQEPATRHGQFHLLTEGECWVSGAALETPLQLREGDLIVFPAGVRHLLSAAPDAHLPDDAERDDTAMLCGELEFITGSGNPIFSALPAYFVVRSDESSAGFRQLAAMLIETSRDKRWGRQLVQNKLADSLFTMAVCEYVRRAERPRGLLAALTDARLSRALSAVHERPGEDWTIQSMAREAGMSRTAFAELFAATVGVPPIQYLAHWRATEARRLLKDRRFSVARIAEMLGYKSEAAFRRFFKRVEGVGPGKVRSRNEEDA
- the bufB gene encoding MNIO family bufferin maturase gives rise to the protein MNRTLHGFGLGLRPQHYAALLDGPDNAVDWLEIVSENFLVDGGRPLAMLDRFAERWPLAMHGVGLNIGGSDPLDRDYLRSLATLAKRAKPAIVSDHLCWSRHRGVQMHDLLPLPQTDEVVRHVAARVRAVQDALGTRLALENVSSYLRFAGDELDEAAFLSAIVAESGCALLLDVNNVYVNAHNHGFDAFAFLDALPRDSVAQIHLAGHSEDALGSGLLIDTHDAPVCEGVWSLYAHALRRFGAVPGMIERDDHIPPLAESLVELDRARSIAAGALLERAA
- a CDS encoding LytR/AlgR family response regulator transcription factor, encoding MRIVIADDEPLARERLRALLAEQAGVEVVAEAEDGEAALHACADLKPDLVLLDIAMPGIDGLEAARHLAAFEPRPAVVFCTAYDAHALSAFDAQAIDYLVKPVRSERLAAALDRARTFAAGREHAVSGPGQRRTHLCARIRGSLRLIPIEDVHYLQAEEKYVVVHHARGEDLIEESLKSLEEEFGERFVRIHRNCLVARHELVELKRAPDGHVQVVLRHGQAPLEVSRRCVSALRETVRHL
- a CDS encoding sugar MFS transporter, whose protein sequence is MTSPAPQAPSRQLSHPAAIAIVSLIFFMWGGLTSLNDVLIPHLKAVFSMNYAQAMLIQFTFFGAYFLMSLPSGAVLARLGYKASIVVGLMVAAVGAVLFYPAAKLPSYGLFLAALFVLASGITLLQVAANPYISLLGDAATSHSRLNLAQALNSLGTTLFPYFIGPLILSAAVLGADKLAAMSPDALASYRATQAQSVQVPYLLLAGALVLLAAFVLLMRIPALREATDAGDTVRHGYADVLRHAHLKWGVLAIFVYVGAEVSIGSFLINYLAEPGIGGLAEATASKYLPFYWGGAMIGRFIGAGLLTKVDARKLLALFALIAIALLATTMSTHGQLAMWTVLAIGLFNSIMFPTIFTTAIEGLGAMTGKASSLLIMAIVGGAVVPLAQGALADRIGIQHAFALPLACYAFIAWYALRGSRLSALEASTAAALPAAPTRPMH
- a CDS encoding LacI family DNA-binding transcriptional regulator, translated to MPARRPSAAARATTARRVTLSDIAAGCGVSRSTVSLVLGRSPLVHAETRAKVQAELDRQGYVYHRGAASLRSRASNAVALVINDLSNPFFAEFAAGVDAALAEAGYVMLLGSSGESPERQQAVLASLVEHDPAAAILSPAEHSDPARLHRLIGARMPVLVFNRALDAAAGDGWDFLGLDNRRGARLATEHLLGQGHRAIAFFGGHRDSSSCGERRAGYRDALAAAGIAPDPAWLVECAPTRLEAARQAGALFARDPAPTAAVCYNDAVALGLMSGLAARGRRAGVDFALTGFDDIPEAAVSAPPLTTIAVAPRERGMQAARLVLERLAERQYDPDRATQAPRTIVADARLVVRASSLAAPHAAQGTAA
- a CDS encoding alpha/beta hydrolase — encoded protein: MLETVERETGRDPRWSVVWLHGLGADGNDFVPILPELVRRDWPAIRFVFPHAPQRAVTINGGMRMRAWYDIVEADLRNRADMAGVRESAAQVEALLAREIERGIPASHILLAGFSQGGAVALSAGLAREEPLAGLVALSTYVPGLGGPDAPQPTPAARAQPVFMAHGSFDPVVPVFAGQASAQALQADGMRIEWRAYPMAHQVCAEEIRDLGDWMAARFAAG
- a CDS encoding GH92 family glycosyl hydrolase; amino-acid sequence: MGSADATGNATKAAGDVAFAAVDPFIGTGGEGHTFPGAVVPFGMVQLSPDTRIQPRNKAYGWAAGYRHDDTTIVGFSHTHFSGTGHSDLGDVLLMPVSGDAKLERGDPDKPGSGYTSRFSHDTEVAQPGYYAVTLADYGVRAELTAGERVGMHRYAFPAGKPAHVLLDLRTSMYDYPGKVSWSRIRVRADGTVTGFRETRGWAPGRQLYFAMRFSRPMTGHALDDTEENVAYKGFPPPGENDPAARAQIEGRQLVASFDFGDGAALGASSPLLVKVALSPVSEEGAIANLDAEMPDWDFERVRAAAKAQWAQALGVADIDAPAPMRKAFYTALYHAFQAPSLFMDADGRYRGPDNAVHQAKGWTNYSTFSLWDTYRALHPLLTILQPEQRTSDIVNSLLASRRESPYGILPVWAFHGLETWCMIGYHAVPVIADAYMKGIGGFDAKEALAAMVASATYGPYDGLGQYMQLGYVPIDEEGEAASKTLEYAFDDWTIARMASKMGDRGVAARFEQRAGNWKHAFDPETGFMRARKRDGSFRVPFDPEASGYGTDYTEGNAWQYSWYVPQDVAGLAAAHGGVDKLLARLDAVFDAKVDPKVFAHMEDITGLIGWYAHGNEPSHHVAYLYAYAGQPWRTQARLKQVMDTQYKPTPDGLAGNDDLGQMSAWYVFTALGFYPVAPGSNQYILGRPFVSKATLELPNGKRFTIVADHLDDAHPYVGSVTLDGKPLERVFITHQELMRGGELRFAMQVQPNRDWPGPDAQAPYSMSSD